A portion of the Mesobacillus sp. AQ2 genome contains these proteins:
- a CDS encoding histidine kinase N-terminal domain-containing protein translates to MLPITDNRLLSFLTSEREQLIADWAVKIIVSEDDPYKEKITKNAEKMYEIILSVFSKTNEELEDHLQKLAFMVGEERVRADINIGDFVYNVNSGRSVLYKHLHKMNMEWEDMQESINRINYCFDTFLYYAVSYYNEQKNKIIEEKNQFIDSTHKDRLTLLGQMTSSFIHEFRNPLTSIQGFIQLLRSEHEDMKYLDIISGELEQLNFRISQFLLLSKKELIGKEKKLFSLNRMIDEVLNFLYPSILDTNVRIAKEVADDMELYGYSDEIRQVLINIIFNAIDVLSQYRADPKIEIKGYFVNDTHIKIEISNNGPVIPDQLLKTIFEPFVTTKTLGTGLGLFVCREIIEKHKGILACSSEPDKTSFIMLLPLIRMEN, encoded by the coding sequence ATGCTGCCAATCACGGATAACCGTTTGCTTAGCTTCCTGACTAGTGAAAGGGAACAACTCATTGCCGACTGGGCTGTAAAAATCATCGTCTCGGAAGATGATCCATATAAAGAAAAAATAACCAAGAACGCTGAGAAAATGTATGAAATCATTCTCTCTGTTTTTTCCAAGACAAATGAAGAACTGGAGGACCACCTCCAAAAACTTGCCTTTATGGTAGGAGAAGAACGAGTTCGCGCAGACATCAATATTGGGGATTTTGTCTACAATGTCAATTCAGGACGATCTGTACTTTACAAGCACCTGCACAAAATGAATATGGAATGGGAAGATATGCAGGAGTCCATCAACCGAATCAATTACTGTTTTGATACCTTCCTGTATTACGCAGTATCTTACTACAATGAACAGAAAAACAAAATCATTGAGGAAAAAAACCAATTCATCGACTCCACCCATAAGGACCGGCTGACATTGCTCGGCCAGATGACGTCAAGTTTTATCCATGAATTCCGCAATCCGCTGACTTCTATCCAGGGATTTATCCAGCTGTTGAGATCCGAACACGAGGATATGAAGTATCTTGATATCATTTCCGGGGAGCTTGAACAACTCAATTTCCGGATCTCTCAATTTCTGCTTCTTTCTAAAAAAGAACTAATTGGAAAGGAAAAAAAACTTTTCTCATTAAACAGAATGATTGATGAGGTTTTAAATTTCCTTTATCCCAGCATCCTCGACACCAATGTACGGATTGCCAAGGAAGTAGCAGATGACATGGAATTGTATGGATATTCCGATGAAATCAGACAGGTCTTGATCAATATCATCTTTAATGCAATTGATGTGTTGAGCCAGTATCGTGCTGACCCTAAAATTGAAATCAAGGGATACTTCGTGAATGATACACATATAAAAATCGAGATTTCCAATAATGGACCGGTCATTCCCGACCAGTTGCTGAAGACGATTTTCGAGCCATTCGTCACAACAAAAACGCTCGGAACCGGCCTAGGGTTATTTGTCTGCCGGGAAATAATCGAGAAGCACAAAGGCATACTTGCATGCTCATCAGAGCCAGATAAAACTTCATTCATCATGCTTTTGCCATTAATAAGGATGGAGAACTAA
- a CDS encoding TIGR04190 family B12-binding domain/radical SAM domain protein yields MKYDLVLLHAPSVYDFRKNALLAGPISDVVPSSPVFEMYPIGLTSIAEYLERQGLRVKIINIANRMLMDESFDVEKKLKKIKTRAFGIDLHWLPHAHGSIELAKIVKNLHPQTPIVFGGLSATYYHKELIEYPFIDFVMRGDSTEKLMLLLIKYLKYGTHQPGGIPNLTWKDGNTPVYNPLSHVPDSLDEFDIPGYRYTIKSVFKYKNFLDPLPYNGWLQYPNTAILTAKGCTQGCLICGGSKQSYKDNCNRKVLAKRSPQKLIEDILFIQRFSRAPIFILHDIRQAGKEYVDEFFDRLSQINLKNELVFELFQYANEEFFRKIEQAVPKYSIELTLETHDEKIRRFNGKFNCTNAKVIETLQAALKHSCKKIDIFFMVGIPHQDYQSALDNVNFCEEIHNACGGDKRLSYFVAPLAPFLDPASPAFEQPVKYGYKKFCHTIEDHRKAITQPSWKYMLSFETDYMTRDEIVQSTYESARNLNAFKLKHGLVDKKTHDEVNEKIDRSLEYIEKIDQIVALPEEEKNRQLALLSKEMEEVNKYSICGKHELKWEVKKHYADIFSLTAIGIELLAEDILINVKQRFNAYNKRVAEASKTRT; encoded by the coding sequence TTGAAATACGATTTAGTTCTTCTCCATGCACCAAGTGTATATGATTTCCGAAAAAATGCATTGCTGGCTGGCCCAATCAGTGATGTTGTTCCGTCATCTCCCGTTTTTGAAATGTATCCTATTGGGCTGACAAGTATTGCGGAATATTTGGAACGTCAGGGACTTCGGGTGAAAATCATAAATATAGCAAACCGGATGCTGATGGATGAGAGCTTCGATGTGGAAAAGAAACTGAAAAAAATCAAGACACGTGCTTTTGGGATTGATCTGCACTGGCTTCCCCATGCTCATGGCAGCATAGAACTTGCCAAAATTGTAAAAAATCTTCACCCGCAAACCCCCATCGTTTTTGGCGGACTATCTGCAACCTATTACCATAAAGAATTAATCGAGTATCCCTTCATAGATTTTGTCATGAGAGGCGATTCTACCGAAAAATTGATGCTGCTTTTGATTAAGTATTTGAAGTATGGCACACATCAGCCTGGGGGGATTCCAAACTTGACATGGAAGGATGGCAATACTCCTGTTTACAATCCTTTAAGCCATGTCCCCGACAGTCTGGATGAATTTGATATACCAGGCTATCGATATACAATCAAGTCTGTGTTCAAGTATAAAAATTTCCTGGACCCGCTGCCATACAATGGCTGGCTCCAATATCCGAATACAGCAATACTCACAGCAAAAGGTTGTACACAGGGATGCCTGATTTGCGGAGGCTCCAAGCAATCATATAAGGATAACTGCAACCGTAAAGTGCTTGCCAAACGGTCTCCACAGAAATTAATAGAGGACATTTTGTTCATTCAGCGCTTCAGCAGAGCGCCGATTTTCATTCTTCATGATATCCGCCAGGCAGGCAAAGAGTATGTTGATGAGTTTTTTGACCGCCTAAGCCAAATCAACCTTAAGAATGAACTGGTTTTTGAACTGTTCCAGTATGCTAATGAAGAGTTTTTTAGAAAAATCGAGCAGGCAGTGCCCAAGTACAGCATTGAATTAACCCTGGAAACACATGATGAAAAGATTCGCCGTTTTAATGGGAAATTCAACTGCACGAATGCGAAAGTAATTGAAACGCTTCAGGCTGCATTGAAGCACAGCTGCAAAAAGATTGATATTTTCTTCATGGTTGGCATTCCGCATCAGGATTACCAAAGTGCCCTGGATAATGTTAATTTTTGCGAGGAAATCCATAATGCCTGCGGAGGGGATAAACGGTTATCATACTTTGTCGCACCGCTTGCGCCGTTCCTCGACCCGGCAAGCCCGGCTTTTGAACAACCGGTGAAATACGGCTATAAAAAGTTCTGCCACACAATCGAAGACCATAGAAAAGCAATCACCCAGCCATCCTGGAAATACATGCTCAGCTTTGAAACCGATTATATGACCAGGGATGAAATTGTTCAGTCAACTTATGAATCTGCCAGAAACCTGAATGCATTCAAGTTGAAGCATGGCCTTGTCGACAAGAAGACGCATGATGAAGTCAATGAGAAAATTGACAGATCACTTGAGTATATTGAAAAAATCGATCAAATCGTCGCACTGCCTGAAGAAGAAAAAAATCGCCAGCTGGCCCTGCTTAGCAAGGAAATGGAGGAGGTCAACAAATACAGTATATGCGGAAAGCATGAACTGAAATGGGAAGTTAAAAAGCATTATGCGGATATATTCTCACTTACTGCGATCGGGATTGAACTATTGGCAGAGGACATTTTAATCAATGTCAAGCAGCGGTTCAATGCTTATAATAAACGAGTCGCAGAAGCCTCAAAGACCCGAACATGA
- a CDS encoding GNAT family protein, producing MFYLKTDSEISVNLFGSQDARELFWLLDTNRSYLRKWLPWVDGIQSPGQIHSVIQMWEKSSQEGSSFHFGIRYRGVLAGSISLHAIDWNNSQASIGYYLGEKWQGRGITIRAVNAVINHAFYGHGLNRIEIRCGKDNQKSKAIPVKLGFRKEGIIRDGEYLNGNFHDLIVYGLLAREWNGRSAAFY from the coding sequence ATGTTTTATTTAAAGACCGATTCTGAGATCAGCGTTAATCTGTTTGGTTCACAGGACGCCAGGGAATTGTTCTGGCTTTTGGATACAAACCGAAGTTATCTGAGGAAATGGCTGCCCTGGGTAGATGGAATTCAATCACCGGGACAAATTCATTCTGTTATTCAAATGTGGGAGAAAAGTTCCCAAGAAGGGAGCAGCTTTCACTTTGGGATTAGATACAGAGGAGTCCTTGCGGGAAGTATCAGCCTTCATGCGATTGACTGGAACAACTCACAGGCAAGCATCGGCTACTATTTAGGTGAAAAATGGCAAGGCAGGGGCATCACAATCAGGGCAGTAAATGCAGTGATTAACCATGCCTTTTACGGACATGGATTAAACAGAATTGAAATAAGATGCGGTAAGGACAATCAAAAAAGCAAGGCTATACCAGTTAAACTTGGTTTTCGCAAGGAAGGAATCATACGCGACGGGGAATACTTGAATGGCAACTTTCACGACTTGATTGTATATGGACTTCTGGCTAGGGAGTGGAATGGCCGGTCAGCTGCATTCTATTAG
- a CDS encoding hemolysin family protein yields MDIFNLVWIAILIALTAFFVVSEFAIVKVRSSRIDQLIEEGSKKAILAKRVITNLDEYLSACQLGITITALAIGWLGEPAIAELLKPLFIRLEVSESLGHILSVGIAFATITFLHVVVGELAPKTLAIQKAEWVSLNTAGPLILFYKIMYPFIWLLNGSARLAVGLVGLKPASENDLAHSEEELRIILSESFKSGEINQSEFKYVNKIFEFDNRIAKEIMVPRTEIISLSLEDTLETFLQIVKEEKFTRYPVIDGDKDHIVGLVNIKEVMTDLIHDQDRGKKAIDSYIRPIIRVIDSIPIHDLLVKMQKERIHMAILMDEYGGTSGLVTVEDILEEIVGEIRDEFDMDEVPMIRKIKESHYIIDAKLLVSEVNDLLSLDINDEDVDTIGGWMLTENYEVKQGDVVSFGTYHFKIIEMEEHHIKYIEVTKQPEQEKPSESFFMNKTEVVS; encoded by the coding sequence TTGGACATATTTAACTTGGTTTGGATAGCCATTTTAATTGCTTTAACGGCATTTTTTGTTGTTTCAGAATTTGCAATTGTTAAAGTGCGAAGTTCCAGAATCGATCAATTAATAGAAGAAGGCAGCAAAAAGGCTATACTGGCAAAAAGAGTAATTACCAATCTGGATGAGTATCTTTCAGCCTGCCAGTTGGGAATCACGATTACCGCCCTTGCTATCGGCTGGCTTGGAGAACCGGCAATTGCCGAATTGCTGAAACCGTTATTCATCAGACTCGAGGTCTCTGAATCTTTGGGCCATATCTTGTCTGTCGGGATAGCCTTTGCGACCATCACATTCCTTCACGTCGTAGTCGGAGAATTGGCTCCAAAGACATTAGCGATTCAAAAAGCAGAGTGGGTGTCGTTGAATACCGCAGGTCCGTTGATCCTGTTTTACAAGATTATGTATCCGTTTATCTGGCTGTTAAACGGATCTGCCCGACTTGCTGTTGGGCTTGTCGGACTTAAGCCTGCCTCCGAAAATGATTTGGCTCATTCTGAAGAAGAACTGCGCATTATTCTTTCTGAAAGCTTTAAAAGTGGTGAAATCAACCAGTCAGAGTTTAAGTATGTAAATAAAATCTTCGAATTCGACAACAGGATCGCCAAGGAAATCATGGTGCCCCGTACGGAAATCATATCCCTGTCATTGGAAGATACGCTGGAGACTTTCCTCCAGATTGTAAAAGAAGAAAAATTTACCCGATATCCTGTCATTGATGGTGACAAGGACCATATTGTCGGCCTCGTCAACATCAAGGAGGTCATGACTGATTTGATTCACGATCAGGACCGCGGCAAAAAAGCGATAGATTCCTATATTCGCCCCATTATCCGGGTTATCGACAGCATTCCGATTCATGACTTGCTGGTCAAGATGCAAAAAGAACGCATACACATGGCGATTTTGATGGATGAATACGGAGGCACGTCAGGTCTGGTGACAGTAGAAGATATCCTTGAAGAAATTGTTGGTGAAATTCGTGACGAGTTCGACATGGATGAAGTGCCAATGATTCGTAAAATCAAAGAAAGCCACTATATCATTGATGCTAAATTACTTGTAAGTGAGGTAAATGACCTTCTTTCACTTGATATCAACGATGAAGACGTCGATACCATTGGGGGCTGGATGCTTACCGAAAATTACGAAGTAAAACAGGGTGACGTTGTCAGCTTCGGTACTTACCATTTCAAAATCATCGAGATGGAAGAACACCATATCAAATATATCGAGGTAACAAAACAACCTGAGCAAGAAAAGCCATCAGAAAGTTTTTTTATGAATAAAACTGAAGTCGTTTCATAA
- a CDS encoding ATP-binding protein yields the protein MSNLLSNLESKLQKQEKTNDQIWVEPSTDFICKRTPDGLIKYVTPSVQSMLGYAPGEIIGRLYTLFVHGEDYKRIAKIAMPEGEEVCSLTYRLKRKDGVYIWVSSQISVTRDPKTNEPFELISVTSDVSSKIKAEHFILEYEKLNVVGQLAAGIAHEIKNPLTSLKGFIQLMKAGRELNQGYLAIMEEEIKRIEAVSKELMLMAKPHKSDFKTFNMNDVVDHAITLLMAEAAKKCVEITRKSTLENGMFLCDGNKIKQVLINLLMNAIDAMEQPGKVTVGISKSEEVLTIIVADNGKGIAQEHMDKIGKPFFTTKENGNGLGLMICHKIIEEHNGKMNVESSSQGTTFTISLPIQ from the coding sequence ATGAGTAATCTTTTATCCAATCTGGAAAGCAAGCTGCAAAAGCAAGAGAAAACAAATGATCAAATCTGGGTGGAACCTTCCACAGATTTTATTTGTAAAAGAACGCCAGACGGCCTCATTAAGTATGTGACACCATCCGTTCAATCCATGCTAGGTTATGCCCCGGGTGAAATAATCGGAAGATTGTACACCTTATTCGTCCATGGTGAAGATTATAAAAGAATTGCCAAAATCGCTATGCCTGAAGGGGAAGAGGTGTGCAGCCTGACATACCGGTTAAAGAGAAAAGATGGGGTATACATCTGGGTCAGTTCACAGATTTCTGTCACACGTGACCCAAAAACGAATGAGCCTTTTGAGTTGATTTCTGTAACCAGTGATGTTTCCTCGAAAATAAAAGCGGAGCATTTCATCCTGGAATACGAGAAATTGAATGTTGTAGGCCAGCTTGCAGCAGGGATTGCCCATGAAATTAAAAACCCTTTGACAAGCCTTAAGGGTTTCATCCAGCTTATGAAAGCGGGAAGGGAACTGAATCAAGGCTATTTAGCTATCATGGAAGAGGAAATCAAACGCATTGAAGCGGTCTCTAAAGAACTGATGCTGATGGCGAAACCGCACAAGTCCGATTTTAAAACTTTCAACATGAATGATGTGGTTGATCATGCGATCACCCTTTTGATGGCTGAAGCAGCGAAGAAGTGCGTCGAAATTACCAGGAAATCAACACTTGAGAATGGAATGTTTCTTTGTGACGGAAACAAAATCAAGCAAGTGCTGATCAATTTGCTTATGAACGCGATTGATGCGATGGAGCAGCCGGGCAAGGTGACCGTGGGGATTTCGAAATCAGAGGAAGTTTTGACTATTATTGTCGCAGACAATGGTAAAGGGATTGCTCAGGAACATATGGATAAGATTGGCAAACCTTTTTTTACGACGAAGGAAAACGGTAATGGTCTTGGCCTGATGATATGCCATAAAATTATTGAAGAGCATAATGGCAAGATGAATGTGGAATCGAGTTCACAGGGGACAACTTTCACAATAAGTCTGCCGATTCAGTGA
- a CDS encoding cation diffusion facilitator family transporter translates to MSSMIEFLKRGNKSSGIAALGNTFLAIIKGVAAAISGSGTMLATTLHSVADALNQFFVFIGSSISEKEATKRFPTGFGRVVNLFVLIAVIIISIMAYETVIKGWELIKHPKASSNMWLNIVIMLVAVLVDGSILVKAMKEIAHETRSQASGFGIVPNAFKNVSFAAPPTRLVFYEDLIATFGALLALASIVLAQVTGFYLLDGIGTLLIGILLIGIALKIGYENTIGLIGVAAPKVVEDRIAQLILSDPDVVDINTLRIVQEGRQYHVESYLELRKGLTLADADDIKFRVRDKVLTDPDVDDVVMGIIEADDVQTWKV, encoded by the coding sequence ATGTCATCAATGATAGAATTTTTGAAAAGAGGTAACAAGTCTTCCGGGATTGCTGCTCTCGGGAATACATTCCTTGCAATAATCAAGGGTGTTGCGGCTGCTATTAGCGGAAGTGGCACAATGCTGGCGACAACTCTTCATTCGGTTGCGGATGCATTGAACCAATTTTTCGTTTTCATTGGCAGTTCCATTTCTGAAAAAGAAGCAACCAAACGGTTCCCAACCGGTTTTGGCAGGGTTGTGAATCTATTTGTACTCATTGCAGTTATCATCATTTCGATTATGGCATACGAAACAGTCATCAAAGGATGGGAACTCATCAAGCATCCAAAAGCTTCATCAAATATGTGGCTGAATATCGTGATTATGCTAGTGGCGGTCCTTGTTGATGGAAGTATACTGGTAAAAGCGATGAAGGAAATTGCCCATGAAACTAGAAGTCAAGCAAGTGGGTTTGGCATCGTGCCGAATGCTTTTAAGAATGTCAGTTTCGCTGCACCGCCGACAAGGCTTGTTTTCTATGAAGATTTAATTGCAACATTCGGAGCACTTTTAGCATTGGCTTCTATTGTACTGGCACAAGTAACCGGTTTTTATTTGCTCGATGGTATCGGAACCTTGCTGATTGGAATCCTGCTGATCGGGATTGCTTTGAAGATTGGTTATGAGAATACAATAGGCCTGATTGGTGTCGCAGCACCAAAGGTTGTTGAGGACCGGATTGCCCAGCTGATCCTGTCCGATCCAGATGTGGTCGACATCAATACACTAAGGATCGTCCAGGAGGGCAGACAGTATCACGTCGAAAGCTATCTTGAACTTCGTAAGGGACTGACACTGGCAGATGCGGATGATATCAAGTTCAGGGTCAGGGATAAGGTACTGACTGACCCTGACGTAGACGATGTAGTCATGGGAATCATCGAAGCTGATGATGTGCAGACGTGGAAAGTGTAA
- a CDS encoding FeoA family protein, whose product MLGKLKTGEKGRIMNIAGTDKYVRRRLLDFGISEGSEVCIKCILPFGGPVMVESCGQCIGIRRKEALRIEVERV is encoded by the coding sequence ATGCTGGGAAAATTAAAGACTGGTGAAAAAGGCCGGATCATGAATATTGCTGGAACTGACAAATATGTCAGAAGAAGATTGCTTGATTTCGGGATTTCTGAAGGATCGGAAGTATGCATAAAATGCATTCTGCCTTTTGGCGGCCCGGTCATGGTTGAATCATGCGGCCAATGCATAGGTATCCGCCGCAAGGAAGCATTACGGATCGAAGTGGAGCGAGTATGA
- the thiT gene encoding energy-coupled thiamine transporter ThiT produces the protein MKQKQTLFLVEVAVFSALAYLLDLFSGFLFSRIWPQGGSVSIAMVPVFLMAFRWGIKGGAITGLLLGLLQFILGFSQIFHPVQGIIDYLMAFTVLGFAGIFARQIQENIRNGYKKRWIGLIIAGTFLGSLLRFIAHFFSGWVFFGVWAPEGQPAWLYSLIYNGTYMIPSMILSAIIIILVIGYAPSRMVKSTLVSNKM, from the coding sequence ATGAAGCAAAAACAAACATTATTTTTAGTGGAAGTGGCAGTGTTTTCCGCACTGGCTTATTTGTTGGATTTATTCTCGGGATTTTTATTTTCTCGAATCTGGCCGCAGGGCGGTTCAGTATCAATCGCGATGGTACCGGTTTTCCTGATGGCATTTCGCTGGGGAATCAAGGGAGGAGCCATCACAGGGCTTCTGCTGGGACTACTGCAATTCATCCTGGGATTCTCGCAAATATTCCATCCTGTCCAGGGAATCATCGATTATTTGATGGCTTTCACTGTATTAGGGTTTGCCGGTATTTTTGCAAGACAGATCCAAGAGAATATCAGGAATGGATATAAAAAGAGGTGGATAGGATTGATCATCGCGGGGACCTTCCTTGGAAGCCTGCTTCGCTTTATCGCCCATTTCTTTTCCGGCTGGGTCTTTTTCGGAGTTTGGGCGCCAGAAGGACAGCCGGCTTGGCTGTATTCACTCATCTATAACGGAACCTATATGATTCCAAGTATGATTTTAAGCGCAATTATCATTATTCTTGTCATTGGCTATGCTCCATCAAGGATGGTCAAATCGACACTTGTAAGCAATAAAATGTGA
- a CDS encoding dicarboxylate/amino acid:cation symporter: protein MKLTTKILIGLGLGAMTGLILNIFSPELFTILDKFLFTPLGKIFINLISMLVVPIVLFSIILGTAGLGDPKKLGRIGFKTVSFFLATTAIAIIIGLALSYLIKPGLMGQFDTAGAEFKAEKAPPVSETFLNLIPANPFEALTTGNMLQVIVFAIFIGIALTALGNKTKGILNLFEQGNDIMMYLVGLVMKFAPYGTFGLIATAIGSQGLDAIKAMGVYMLVVVLALVIHAVMTYGSSVYFLGKMNPFKFFKGFSPAMGVAFSTSSSNATLPVSMETAQKNLRVPESVSSFVQPLGATINMDGTAIMQGVATVFIAQVYGVDLSMTELLTVVLTAVLASIGTAGVPGVGLIMLAMVLQSVGLPVEGIGLILGIDRLLDMARTAVNITGDAACAVIVAETEKKHVVQKEKRRITSTEDNRTLEY, encoded by the coding sequence ATGAAACTGACGACTAAAATATTGATAGGCCTTGGACTTGGTGCCATGACCGGGCTTATCCTTAACATCTTTTCACCTGAATTGTTCACTATTTTAGATAAATTCTTATTTACGCCACTAGGGAAGATATTTATCAATTTAATTAGTATGCTTGTCGTGCCCATTGTCCTGTTTTCAATCATTCTTGGTACCGCAGGACTGGGTGATCCGAAGAAACTCGGCAGGATTGGTTTTAAGACTGTAAGCTTCTTTTTAGCTACAACAGCAATTGCAATTATAATAGGCCTTGCTCTTTCCTACCTTATCAAGCCAGGTTTGATGGGCCAGTTTGATACTGCTGGAGCTGAATTCAAAGCTGAAAAAGCACCGCCAGTAAGTGAAACCTTTTTAAATCTTATTCCGGCGAACCCATTTGAAGCACTGACAACAGGAAATATGCTTCAGGTAATTGTTTTTGCGATTTTCATCGGTATAGCATTGACTGCCTTGGGTAATAAGACCAAAGGAATTTTGAACCTATTCGAACAGGGCAATGACATTATGATGTATTTAGTAGGACTTGTAATGAAGTTTGCTCCATACGGAACATTTGGTTTGATTGCAACTGCTATCGGCAGCCAGGGACTTGACGCTATCAAGGCTATGGGTGTATACATGCTCGTTGTAGTTCTTGCTTTAGTAATCCATGCTGTGATGACTTATGGATCAAGTGTATACTTCCTGGGGAAAATGAATCCTTTCAAGTTCTTCAAAGGATTCTCTCCGGCTATGGGGGTTGCGTTCAGTACATCAAGCAGCAACGCAACGCTTCCTGTATCAATGGAAACTGCCCAGAAGAATCTTCGCGTTCCTGAATCTGTTTCAAGCTTTGTCCAGCCGCTTGGCGCTACGATCAATATGGACGGAACTGCAATCATGCAGGGTGTAGCGACTGTCTTTATTGCCCAGGTTTATGGAGTAGACCTTTCAATGACTGAGCTGTTGACAGTCGTTTTAACGGCTGTACTTGCAAGTATTGGAACAGCAGGTGTGCCGGGCGTAGGCTTGATCATGCTGGCAATGGTTCTCCAGTCTGTCGGCCTGCCTGTTGAAGGCATCGGGTTGATCCTGGGAATTGACCGTCTTCTTGATATGGCGCGAACAGCTGTGAATATCACAGGAGATGCAGCATGTGCAGTCATTGTTGCTGAAACGGAGAAAAAACATGTTGTTCAAAAAGAGAAAAGAAGAATCACAAGTACAGAGGACAATCGTACACTTGAATATTAA